One Caloranaerobacter sp. TR13 DNA segment encodes these proteins:
- the tsaD gene encoding tRNA (adenosine(37)-N6)-threonylcarbamoyltransferase complex transferase subunit TsaD, which produces MRDIITLAIETSCDETSVAIVKNGREVLSNIISSQIEIHKKFGGVVPEVASRKHIENINIIIQEALDKANVTFDDIDNIGVTYGPGLVGALLVGVSTAKAIAFGKNIPLVGVNHIEGHICANFIEDKELKPPFICLVVSGGHTHLVLVKDYGEYEVIGKTRDDAAGEAFDKVARALGLGYPGGPIIDKLAAIGNKNAIDFPRVYLDDGSFDFSFSGLKSAVLNYLNNSKQKGIEIVVEDVAASFQQSVIEVLVEKTIRAAKDKGVNVVTLAGGVAANEGLRNLISKRCNEERLELRYPSKKLCTDNAAMIGCAAYYDYLKGYRANLNLNAVPNLKLGDKKY; this is translated from the coding sequence ATGAGAGATATTATAACTTTAGCCATAGAAACTTCATGTGATGAGACATCTGTCGCTATTGTAAAGAATGGTAGAGAAGTATTATCTAACATTATTTCCTCTCAAATAGAGATACATAAAAAATTTGGTGGAGTTGTTCCAGAGGTTGCTTCAAGAAAGCACATTGAAAATATTAATATAATTATTCAAGAGGCTTTAGATAAAGCTAATGTTACATTCGATGATATAGATAATATAGGGGTTACATATGGTCCAGGACTAGTTGGAGCTTTGTTAGTTGGGGTATCTACAGCTAAAGCCATAGCTTTTGGGAAAAATATACCTTTAGTAGGAGTAAATCATATAGAAGGACATATATGTGCTAATTTTATAGAAGATAAAGAACTAAAGCCTCCATTTATTTGTTTAGTTGTATCAGGAGGACATACACACTTAGTTTTAGTTAAAGATTATGGCGAATATGAAGTAATTGGTAAAACGAGAGATGATGCAGCCGGAGAAGCTTTTGATAAAGTTGCAAGAGCATTAGGGCTTGGATATCCAGGAGGTCCTATTATAGATAAATTGGCTGCAATAGGTAATAAAAATGCTATTGATTTTCCTAGAGTATATTTAGATGATGGGAGTTTTGATTTTAGCTTTAGTGGATTGAAATCTGCTGTGTTAAATTATTTAAACAACTCTAAACAAAAGGGTATAGAAATAGTGGTAGAAGATGTAGCAGCTAGTTTTCAGCAATCAGTTATAGAAGTATTAGTAGAAAAGACGATAAGAGCAGCTAAGGATAAAGGAGTTAATGTAGTTACTTTAGCTGGTGGTGTAGCAGCAAATGAGGGATTAAGAAATCTTATAAGTAAAAGATGTAATGAAGAGAGGTTAGAATTAAGATATCCATCAAAAAAATTATGTACAGATAATGCAGCGATGATAGGATGTGCTGCATATTATGATTATTTAAAAGGGTATAGGGCTAATTTGAACTTAAATGCAGTACCTAATCTTAAACTTGGAGACAAAAAATATTAA
- a CDS encoding ABC transporter permease has translation MNFLESVKVALSSLWANKMRSFLTMLGIIIGIASVIAIVSLGQGSQAKIGSEFEKFGANRVIFWMNWSANPRYRDRFDDGDIEDIKRVFKDDIKAISPNFNINGKANKGRETASVTLYGVNEDYNKIESIDIVDGRFLLTSDIKGKRSVGVIDKELAMKIFKRTDVIGEKILVDTGYSKISFTIVGIYESQASSFEKLAERFGQEIPTNIYLPVTYMKKLGYGDRYWAIEVNMADSSKIEKVSKDIIKLVERRHRNSGNNYYRSQSAKQQMQIMDNVLGILSKVVGAIAAISLLVGGIGVMNIMLVSVTERTREIGIRKAIGARRKDILMQFLVEAMIISGIGGLIGTILGLIIANVIAVSMGLPPTVSIVTVLIAVLFSAGVGIFFGIYPANKAAKLDPIEALRYE, from the coding sequence ATGAATTTTTTAGAAAGCGTGAAAGTTGCACTTTCTAGCCTCTGGGCTAATAAAATGCGGTCATTTTTAACAATGCTGGGAATAATAATAGGCATTGCATCTGTAATTGCTATTGTATCCTTAGGGCAAGGTAGTCAAGCAAAAATTGGGAGTGAATTTGAAAAATTTGGTGCAAATAGGGTTATATTCTGGATGAATTGGAGTGCAAATCCAAGGTATAGAGATCGCTTTGATGATGGTGATATTGAAGATATTAAAAGAGTATTTAAAGATGATATAAAGGCGATATCTCCCAATTTTAATATTAATGGCAAGGCAAATAAAGGTAGAGAGACAGCTTCAGTTACATTATATGGAGTAAATGAAGACTACAACAAAATTGAGAGCATAGATATTGTTGATGGAAGATTTTTACTAACATCAGATATAAAAGGAAAAAGAAGTGTTGGAGTAATAGACAAAGAACTTGCAATGAAAATTTTTAAAAGAACTGATGTAATAGGAGAGAAAATTCTTGTAGATACTGGGTATTCGAAAATTTCATTTACAATAGTTGGGATATATGAATCTCAAGCATCTTCATTTGAGAAGTTAGCTGAAAGATTTGGTCAAGAAATACCTACAAATATATATTTGCCTGTTACATATATGAAAAAATTAGGTTATGGTGATAGGTACTGGGCTATTGAAGTAAATATGGCAGATAGCAGCAAAATTGAGAAAGTTTCTAAGGATATAATAAAGCTTGTAGAAAGGCGTCATAGAAATTCCGGTAATAATTATTACAGGAGCCAGAGTGCAAAACAACAAATGCAGATTATGGACAATGTTTTAGGGATTTTGTCAAAAGTTGTTGGAGCAATTGCAGCAATATCTTTATTAGTTGGTGGAATTGGTGTAATGAATATAATGCTTGTATCTGTAACAGAGAGAACCAGGGAAATAGGTATAAGAAAAGCAATAGGAGCTAGACGAAAGGATATTTTAATGCAGTTTTTAGTTGAAGCTATGATAATATCAGGTATAGGTGGTTTAATAGGAACGATTTTAGGTTTAATTATTGCAAATGTTATTGCTGTTTCAATGGGATTACCACCAACAGTATCAATAGTTACTGTTTTAATAGCGGTATTGTTTTCTGCTGGTGTTGGGATATTTTTTGGAATATACCCAGCTAATAAGGCTGCAAAACTTGACCCAATAGAAGCATTAAGATATGAATAA
- a CDS encoding efflux RND transporter periplasmic adaptor subunit, which yields MAKRKKILVISLLVILGIVMIGVGAYKAAKKEDKKGAFVKVVEVSKEDISSTIISDGTIKSKNQRNVVTTLPYTIKEILVKEGDRVSKGQILAKLDTEDIEFRIRTAEINLEIEKQVLKDMLEAKDTFQLEKNLENAKLNYENAQKKYQNSVKLYNAGAISKVQLDADESALTAAKISFELAQKQLEDANKTKNVENQRKRVELQQLNLNNQKEALSKCIIKSPIDGVIVYSSAKLGIPANTASPLFVIDDVSDLEIEVNISEYDVNDIKLGQKVKITGEAFKNQEYKGKVSYIAPIATEMNTGRGIETNVKIKVDILNPNEKIKPGFSADVSINTANKKDALVVPYEALYHKKDGSVVVFKVEEGKAVEIPVLIGVEGDLKVEIISKDLKEGDQVILNPSEKIKDGMDVNILKGDKK from the coding sequence ATGGCAAAGAGAAAAAAGATTTTAGTAATTTCTCTATTAGTGATTTTAGGAATAGTAATGATAGGGGTAGGAGCATATAAAGCAGCAAAAAAGGAAGATAAAAAAGGAGCTTTTGTAAAAGTGGTTGAAGTATCTAAAGAGGATATATCTTCAACAATAATTTCAGATGGTACTATAAAATCTAAAAATCAGAGAAATGTAGTAACAACACTTCCATATACAATAAAAGAAATATTAGTTAAGGAAGGAGATAGAGTATCTAAAGGTCAAATACTAGCAAAGTTAGATACAGAGGATATTGAATTTAGGATAAGGACTGCAGAAATCAATTTGGAAATTGAAAAGCAGGTTTTAAAGGATATGCTTGAGGCAAAAGATACTTTTCAACTCGAGAAGAATTTAGAAAATGCAAAATTAAATTATGAAAATGCTCAAAAGAAATATCAAAATTCTGTTAAATTATATAATGCAGGGGCGATAAGCAAAGTACAATTAGATGCTGATGAGTCAGCACTAACTGCAGCTAAGATTAGTTTCGAATTAGCTCAGAAACAGTTAGAAGATGCAAACAAGACTAAAAATGTAGAAAATCAAAGAAAGAGAGTTGAACTGCAGCAGTTAAATTTAAATAACCAAAAAGAAGCTCTTAGTAAATGTATAATAAAAAGTCCAATTGATGGAGTCATTGTTTATTCAAGTGCTAAGCTTGGTATACCAGCCAATACAGCTTCACCTTTATTTGTTATTGATGATGTAAGCGATTTAGAAATTGAAGTAAATATCAGTGAATACGATGTAAATGATATAAAATTAGGGCAAAAAGTTAAAATAACTGGAGAAGCGTTTAAAAATCAGGAATATAAAGGAAAAGTTTCGTATATAGCACCTATAGCAACTGAAATGAATACAGGAAGAGGTATTGAAACAAATGTAAAAATAAAGGTTGATATATTAAATCCTAATGAAAAGATAAAACCAGGGTTTTCAGCAGATGTTTCTATTAATACTGCAAACAAAAAAGATGCTTTAGTAGTTCCATACGAAGCTTTGTATCATAAGAAAGATGGAAGTGTAGTTGTATTTAAAGTAGAAGAAGGTAAAGCAGTAGAAATACCAGTTTTGATAGGTGTTGAAGGCGACTTAAAAGTAGAAATAATTTCTAAAGATTTAAAAGAAGGAGACCAAGTCATACTAAATCCTAGTGAAAAGATAAAGGATGGAATGGATGTTAATATACTGAAAGGTGATAAGAAATGA
- the rimI gene encoding ribosomal protein S18-alanine N-acetyltransferase: protein MSKIIIRDMTEEDIDEVLDIEKKSFKTPWSRDAFVKEVNQNKLAKYIVASIEGKVVGYGGVWIIVDEGHITNIAVHPNFRGLGIGNLLVEGLIGTCRERGINRMTLEVRKSNNIAKSLYKKYGFKEYGIRPGYYSDTKEDAIIMWKEM from the coding sequence ATGAGTAAGATCATAATTAGAGATATGACAGAAGAAGATATTGATGAAGTTCTTGATATAGAAAAAAAGTCATTTAAAACGCCATGGTCAAGAGATGCTTTTGTAAAGGAAGTCAATCAGAATAAACTTGCTAAATATATAGTGGCTTCAATTGAGGGTAAAGTAGTAGGTTATGGTGGCGTTTGGATTATTGTTGATGAGGGACACATAACGAATATAGCTGTTCATCCTAATTTTAGAGGATTAGGAATAGGAAATTTATTAGTAGAAGGTCTTATTGGAACTTGCAGAGAAAGAGGAATAAATAGAATGACTTTAGAGGTTAGAAAATCAAATAATATAGCTAAGTCTCTATATAAAAAATATGGTTTTAAAGAGTATGGCATAAGACCAGGTTATTATTCTGATACAAAAGAAGATGCAATAATAATGTGGAAAGAGATGTGA
- the tsaE gene encoding tRNA (adenosine(37)-N6)-threonylcarbamoyltransferase complex ATPase subunit type 1 TsaE: MVNIKTNSPEETYSFGYKLGKLLKSGDILCLNGDLGAGKTTLTQSIAKGLDVKDYVTSPTFTLINEYEGRYPVYHFDVYRIDDIDEMYDLGFEEYIYSEGVTIIEWASIIEDILPLERLDITIKRGKEFNEREIIIEAKGKRYEEIVKELIK; this comes from the coding sequence ATGGTTAATATAAAAACGAACAGTCCTGAAGAAACCTATTCTTTTGGATACAAATTAGGAAAACTTTTAAAGAGTGGCGATATTTTATGCTTAAATGGTGATTTAGGAGCAGGAAAAACAACATTAACACAATCAATAGCTAAAGGACTTGATGTCAAAGATTATGTTACTAGCCCTACTTTTACATTGATTAATGAATATGAGGGGAGATATCCAGTATATCATTTTGATGTATATAGGATAGATGATATAGATGAGATGTATGATTTAGGATTTGAAGAATATATATATTCAGAAGGGGTTACTATTATTGAATGGGCTAGTATAATAGAAGATATACTACCTTTAGAAAGATTGGATATTACTATAAAAAGAGGGAAAGAATTTAACGAAAGAGAAATAATAATAGAAGCTAAAGGGAAACGATATGAAGAAATTGTTAAGGAGTTGATCAAATAG
- the tsaB gene encoding tRNA (adenosine(37)-N6)-threonylcarbamoyltransferase complex dimerization subunit type 1 TsaB, with amino-acid sequence MKILAIDTSSIVATCAILDEDKLIGEYILNNKRTHSQKIMPIIKEILENSELKLEDIDVFAVSIGPGSFTGLRIGVATIKSLAHVLNKKVIGIPTLDALAFNLPYSDGIIVPMMDARRDRVFTGIYKWENGDLCVIKKADTIELDELMDILSERDESIIVNGDGTLVYRQKILEALGDKVLFAPKSANMARASSVAELALSRAKEGRLESFFDLVPDYLRKSQAQREYEEKIKCCGEKNE; translated from the coding sequence GTGAAAATTCTTGCGATAGATACGTCTAGTATTGTTGCAACTTGTGCTATACTTGACGAAGATAAATTGATTGGTGAGTATATATTAAATAATAAAAGAACTCATTCGCAGAAAATAATGCCTATAATAAAAGAAATTTTGGAAAATAGTGAATTGAAACTGGAGGATATAGATGTTTTTGCAGTATCAATTGGACCAGGTTCATTTACAGGTTTAAGAATTGGAGTAGCAACTATAAAGAGTTTAGCTCATGTTTTGAATAAAAAAGTTATTGGTATACCTACTTTAGATGCTCTAGCATTTAATTTACCTTACTCTGATGGTATTATCGTGCCAATGATGGATGCTAGAAGAGATAGAGTATTTACTGGAATTTATAAATGGGAAAATGGCGATCTTTGTGTTATAAAAAAAGCAGATACAATAGAGTTAGATGAATTAATGGATATTTTAAGTGAAAGAGATGAAAGTATTATTGTTAATGGAGATGGTACATTAGTTTACAGACAAAAAATACTTGAGGCTTTAGGAGATAAAGTATTATTTGCACCAAAATCTGCAAATATGGCAAGAGCATCATCAGTTGCAGAATTAGCTCTATCAAGGGCAAAAGAAGGAAGACTAGAAAGCTTTTTTGATTTAGTTCCTGATTATCTTAGAAAGTCCCAAGCTCAGAGAGAGTATGAAGAAAAAATTAAGTGTTGTGGTGAAAAAAATGAGTAA
- a CDS encoding ECF transporter S component, whose product MLTLKERLNTRMLTKISVLSVLAFLIMYIEVPLWFTPEFLKIDLSDIPALIGAFALGPMAGVIIEFVKNILHLVIKGTVTMGVGELANFLIGSVLVYTASYIYHKNRTFKNAALGMIIGTIMMTIVASLSNYYFLIPFYAKLFGAPINAFVEMGAKVNKFVADYKTFILFAIVPFNLLKGTVVSLATIVLYKKISPILHK is encoded by the coding sequence ATGTTAACACTAAAAGAAAGACTTAACACTAGAATGCTTACCAAAATATCTGTTTTATCAGTACTTGCATTTCTTATTATGTACATTGAAGTACCTTTATGGTTTACACCAGAGTTCCTAAAGATTGACTTGAGTGATATACCTGCTTTAATAGGAGCCTTTGCATTAGGTCCTATGGCTGGAGTTATAATTGAATTTGTTAAAAATATACTTCATCTTGTAATTAAAGGAACTGTAACTATGGGAGTTGGAGAGTTAGCCAATTTCTTAATAGGAAGTGTGTTAGTTTATACTGCAAGTTATATCTATCATAAAAACAGAACGTTTAAAAATGCGGCTTTGGGTATGATTATAGGTACTATAATGATGACGATTGTAGCTTCTTTATCAAATTATTACTTCTTAATACCGTTTTATGCAAAGTTATTTGGGGCTCCAATAAACGCTTTTGTTGAGATGGGTGCTAAAGTTAATAAATTTGTTGCTGATTATAAAACTTTTATCTTATTTGCAATAGTTCCTTTCAATTTATTAAAAGGAACAGTTGTATCACTTGCTACAATTGTATTGTATAAGAAAATATCACCAATTTTACACAAGTAA
- a CDS encoding biotin transporter BioY: MSTRNLVFSAMFAALTAVCAQIFINLPFTPIPVTLQVLAVFLSGIILGSRIGALSQLVYLFIGAIGIPVFASFSGGLQVLVGYTGGFLIAFPIASFVIGKIVNSFSKTSPKLNLAVNTLAMLAGLIIIYLMGAAQYAIVAKVSFINSLSVTVLPFIFADLLKLIAAVLIAEPVKKALKNAKLI; the protein is encoded by the coding sequence ATGTCAACGAGAAACTTAGTTTTTTCAGCTATGTTTGCTGCACTAACTGCAGTATGTGCTCAAATATTTATTAACTTACCTTTTACACCTATCCCTGTCACTCTACAAGTTTTAGCTGTATTCTTATCAGGGATTATATTAGGTAGTCGAATAGGAGCTTTATCCCAATTAGTTTATTTATTTATAGGTGCAATTGGTATTCCTGTATTCGCTAGCTTTTCTGGTGGTTTACAAGTATTAGTTGGATATACAGGAGGTTTTTTAATTGCCTTCCCTATAGCTAGTTTTGTAATTGGAAAAATAGTTAATTCTTTCAGTAAAACTTCTCCAAAGCTAAACTTAGCTGTAAACACTTTAGCTATGTTAGCAGGACTAATTATTATTTACTTAATGGGAGCAGCTCAATACGCAATAGTCGCTAAAGTTAGCTTTATTAATTCATTAAGTGTAACTGTATTACCTTTTATCTTTGCAGACTTACTTAAATTAATTGCTGCTGTTTTAATAGCTGAACCTGTTAAAAAAGCTTTGAAAAATGCAAAGTTGATATAG
- a CDS encoding Yip1 family protein — MTENLNQNNNEILNENFNETRPFTWLERLKYVFTDPVKLFDNLREYPKVLFPILLVGIGMMLLILLRLGSYREFLSSKMMEQLAKQGTEMPNLESLVNTQVYVSIIVIAVTPMVVWVFKSFLTNGLASVFGGNGKFKDAFSVISHAFIPVLLGQVIITIISLIIGKFDVLINFAVLLPESMTGGLLYSILSQIDIFIIWYQILAIIGISQVYGISRKKSALAVLLPWITWILIVGGLSTVKAAM, encoded by the coding sequence ATGACTGAAAATTTAAATCAAAATAATAACGAAATTCTAAATGAGAATTTTAATGAAACTAGGCCATTTACTTGGTTAGAAAGGCTAAAGTATGTATTTACTGATCCTGTTAAACTATTTGATAATTTAAGAGAGTATCCTAAAGTTTTATTTCCAATATTGTTAGTTGGTATTGGAATGATGTTATTAATATTATTAAGATTAGGTAGTTATAGAGAATTTTTAAGTAGTAAGATGATGGAACAGTTAGCAAAACAGGGTACTGAAATGCCAAATTTAGAAAGTCTAGTTAATACACAGGTATATGTATCTATAATTGTAATAGCTGTTACTCCTATGGTTGTTTGGGTGTTTAAGAGCTTTTTAACTAATGGGCTTGCATCTGTTTTTGGAGGAAATGGAAAATTTAAAGATGCTTTTTCAGTTATTTCACATGCTTTTATACCTGTATTATTAGGTCAGGTTATTATAACTATCATTTCTTTAATAATAGGGAAATTTGATGTACTTATTAATTTTGCAGTACTATTGCCAGAATCAATGACTGGTGGTTTACTATACAGCATATTATCTCAAATTGATATATTTATAATTTGGTATCAAATATTAGCTATTATAGGTATTTCTCAAGTATATGGAATATCAAGAAAAAAATCTGCTTTAGCGGTATTATTACCTTGGATAACTTGGATTTTAATAGTTGGAGGGTTATCTACTGTAAAAGCTGCAATGTAA
- a CDS encoding pyridoxal phosphate-dependent aminotransferase has protein sequence MLSKRLNNITPSFTIGISSKVQKLREKGIDIINLSIGEPDFFTPDKAKEEAINAIHNNKTKYDSASGLKELKKVIQNKLWTENGISYEVDEIVVSSGAKHSITNSLLALLDKGDEVLIPKPYWVSYPEMVKLVGGKPVFVETDKSNNFKVTVNKLKEVVSSRTKAIIISNPSNPAGSIYREKELIPIVKFCLENNIYIISDEIYEKIRYIDDYKSIAAISKEAKDITITINGFSKSVSMTGWRVGYSASNKEIAKAISTIQGHLVSHPSTISQWAAVGALSYCEEEINEMVKIYKSRRDKIVSILSKIKPLSFIYPEGAFYLFIDISQLKQNMNYDGSFSVYFADRLLEESKVAVVPGIAFGIDDYIRISYACSIDTLTEGLNRIAEFIHSLYCS, from the coding sequence ATGTTATCTAAAAGATTGAATAATATTACTCCGTCATTTACAATTGGTATAAGTAGTAAGGTTCAAAAACTTAGAGAAAAAGGTATAGACATAATTAATTTAAGTATTGGAGAGCCAGATTTTTTTACTCCAGATAAAGCGAAAGAAGAGGCGATTAATGCTATACATAATAATAAAACAAAATATGATTCAGCTTCAGGTCTAAAGGAATTAAAAAAAGTTATTCAAAACAAACTTTGGACTGAAAATGGAATCAGCTATGAAGTTGATGAGATAGTGGTGTCTAGTGGAGCTAAACATTCTATAACTAATTCATTATTAGCTTTGTTAGATAAAGGGGACGAGGTGCTTATACCTAAGCCATATTGGGTAAGTTATCCTGAGATGGTTAAATTAGTAGGAGGAAAGCCTGTATTTGTTGAAACAGACAAATCTAATAATTTCAAGGTTACAGTTAATAAGCTGAAAGAGGTTGTAAGTTCAAGGACAAAGGCGATAATAATCTCGAATCCATCAAATCCAGCTGGAAGTATATATAGAGAAAAAGAGCTGATTCCTATAGTTAAGTTTTGTTTAGAGAACAATATATATATAATTTCAGATGAAATATATGAAAAGATACGTTATATTGACGACTATAAAAGCATTGCTGCTATTTCTAAGGAAGCTAAAGATATAACAATAACTATAAATGGATTTTCTAAATCGGTTTCTATGACTGGATGGAGAGTAGGGTATTCAGCTTCTAATAAAGAAATAGCTAAAGCTATTTCTACTATACAAGGGCATTTAGTTTCGCATCCTTCAACAATATCACAATGGGCAGCAGTTGGAGCACTATCTTATTGTGAAGAAGAAATAAATGAGATGGTTAAGATTTATAAGAGTCGTAGAGATAAGATAGTTTCAATATTAAGTAAAATAAAACCATTATCATTTATTTACCCTGAAGGAGCTTTTTACTTGTTTATTGACATTTCACAATTAAAGCAAAATATGAATTATGACGGAAGTTTTTCGGTTTATTTTGCAGATAGATTGCTTGAAGAAAGTAAGGTAGCTGTTGTACCTGGTATAGCTTTTGGAATAGATGATTATATAAGGATTTCTTATGCATGTAGTATAGATACGTTGACAGAAGGATTAAATAGAATTGCAGAATTCATACATTCTTTATATTGCAGCTAA
- a CDS encoding ABC transporter ATP-binding protein translates to MIKLEGLTKIYKMGDISVTALKDVNLSIEKEEFVAIMGPSGSGKSTLMNIIGCLDKPTKGKYALDGVSIQGLNDDELAAIRNKKIGFVFQAFNLLPRTTALRNVELPMMYAGVPAKERRKRAIELLEKVGLGDRIDHKPNELSGGQRQRVAIARALVNNPAIILADEPTGNLDTKSGEEIMDIFKNLNEEGVTIIIVTHEADIAQKAKRVVTFRDGVVIEDRKLK, encoded by the coding sequence ATGATTAAATTAGAGGGCTTGACTAAGATCTATAAAATGGGAGATATTTCTGTTACTGCATTAAAAGACGTTAATCTTAGTATTGAAAAAGAGGAATTTGTAGCTATTATGGGTCCGTCAGGTTCTGGAAAATCGACTTTGATGAATATAATTGGATGTTTAGATAAGCCAACAAAAGGCAAATATGCATTAGATGGAGTAAGTATTCAAGGCTTGAATGACGATGAACTGGCAGCGATAAGAAACAAGAAGATAGGTTTTGTATTTCAAGCATTTAATTTACTACCGAGAACAACTGCATTAAGAAATGTTGAACTTCCAATGATGTATGCAGGAGTCCCAGCTAAAGAAAGAAGAAAGAGAGCCATAGAGTTATTAGAAAAGGTTGGACTTGGAGATAGAATAGATCATAAACCTAATGAATTATCTGGAGGACAAAGACAGAGAGTTGCTATAGCTAGAGCTTTGGTTAACAATCCAGCAATAATATTGGCTGATGAGCCGACAGGTAACCTAGATACGAAATCTGGAGAAGAAATCATGGATATTTTTAAAAATCTCAATGAGGAAGGAGTAACAATAATTATTGTTACTCATGAAGCAGATATAGCTCAGAAGGCTAAAAGAGTTGTTACATTCAGGGACGGAGTGGTTATAGAAGATAGGAAGCTTAAATAA